Proteins encoded within one genomic window of Anopheles gambiae chromosome 3, idAnoGambNW_F1_1, whole genome shotgun sequence:
- the LOC1280053 gene encoding phospholipase A1 VesT1.02 produces the protein MFEKRNAFLKMCHNLPSNSCRLVVLLLTIFVGCFPTTAHEFTIGPCQFQYLEPCTSKTIAFYVFSSEHPKDGPVLLDSIDPHVPEHIRLNHTNKLIVHGYGGSIDFNATKMIRKAYLRKPNTNVFIVDWGKLSRLPCYPTAAFNTKQAGECTATFLIGLQANHPEFSTRDLHAIGFSLGAHVLSFTSNALEKSIGVKFRRITGLDPALPFFATARPHWKLDQGDADFVDVIHTNAGVYGKIETCGHVDFYMNGGQNQPGCENDQNQPLCSHMMSAAYFAESINSKHGFWATRCTSYFAYFFGFCKYRVEQQQQQQQQQSLIAGEDSSNNSSSRQEETAQPDVALGENNQVPDSNRILMGEYCSNTVEGVYFVPTNPVPPFAMGF, from the exons ATGTTTGAGAAACGAAACGCTTTTTTAAAAATGTGCCATAATCTTCCTAGTAACTCGTGTCGTTTGGTAGTGCTTCTGCTAACGATCTTCGTTGGCTGCTTCCCAACGACCGCACACGAGTTCACGATAGGACCGTGCCAATTCCAGTACCTAGAACCGTGCACCTCGAAAACGATCGCTTTCTACGTGTTCTCAAGTGAACACCCCAAGGATGGCCCCGTACTGCTCGATTCGATCGATCCGCACGTCCCGGAACACATCCGGCTCAATCACACCAACAAGCTGATCGTACACGGCTATGGCGGCAGTATCGATTTCAACGCGACCAAAATGATCCGCAAAG CGTACTTGCGCAAGCCAAACACGAACGTCTTCATCGTCGACTGGGGTAAGCTGTCCCGGCTGCCGTGCTACCCGACGGCCGCCTTCAACACCAAGCAGGCGGGCGAGTGTACCGCCACCTTTCTGATCGGTCTGCAGGCAAACCATCCGGAATTTAGCACCCGGGACCTGCACGCCATCGGCTTCAGTCTCGGTGCGCACGTGCTCAGCTTCACCAGCAACGCGCTGGAGAAATCGATCGGCGTCAAGTTCCGCCGTATCACGG GTCTCGATCCAGCGCTGCCATTCTTTGCCACCGCCCGGCCACACTGGAAGCTGGACCAGGGCGATGCCGACTTCGTGGACGTGATCCACACGAACGCGGGCGTGTACGGGAAGATCGAAACGTGCGGGCATGTCGATTTCTACATGAACGGTGGCCAAAATCAACCCGGCTGTGAAAACGATCAAA ATCAACCCCTGTGCAGCCACATGATGTCGGCCGCCTACTTTGCGGAATCGATCAACAGCAAGCACGGCTTCTGGGCGACACGGTGCACCAGTTACTTTGCATACTTTTTCGGCTTCTGTAAGTATCGCGtggagcaacagcaacagcagcagcagcaacaatcgtTGATTGCCGGTGAAgatagcagcaacaacagcagcagcagacaggAAGAGACCGCGCAACCTGACGTGGCCCTGGGCGAAAACAACCAGGTGCCCGATAGCAATCGCATACTGATGGGCGAGTACTGTTCGAATAC CGTCGAGGGAGTCTACTTCGTGCCGACAAATCCAGTGCCACCGTTTGCAATGGGCTTCTGA